Within Ovis aries strain OAR_USU_Benz2616 breed Rambouillet chromosome 3, ARS-UI_Ramb_v3.0, whole genome shotgun sequence, the genomic segment AACGTGAATGATGTTAGAAAAATAACCACTGAGGTCTGTGATAAAGACCAATTGTGTGATCTCTGTTTCTCTGTAGATTAATGATGCTTGCCTTCTCTGCTGTTGAGCTCCTAGGAGAAAAACCATCATGTCCAAACATAATTTGGTTGGGCTCTTGTAAGCCCACAAGTCATTTAGTAGATTTACATCTTGGCTccatcacacacatacaaatgacAGTAGGCAATTTACTTCTCGTTTTCAAGTCTCAGTTTACTGATAAGAATAATAAGGCggaataatgaaaataagaaaacacgTAAATGGACAAAGTgctcaaaaggcacaaacttacCGAATTTCTTAAGACTGCAAACATGCTTCAGTCCAGCAGGTGGTGGTGACGCACGGCCACTGAGCAAAAATGGCCTGCGCGTGCACGCCGCAAACCTGGCGCCGAGAGCGCGCGGTGATGGGAGGAACGGGGAGGTGCACCTGCCTGAGTGGCAGTCCGCAGAggcaggtgggggcggggctgctGGAGAGAACTGCTGCGTCTGTGCTCGTGTGTATATGCCTCCAGGCCCAATGCAGAGGGGACATCTCTTTTAATGTCTTATTAAAAGGGTAGAAGCAAAGCAGGACCATGAAATCTGGGAGAGCCTGGTCATCTACTTCTCCGTTGCCTTCAAACAAAATTCCAGCCTCAAGTCCGTTTGAGAGGGAAACACACACCTATTATAATGGACCAGGAGCTATGACAACTATCCAGCCTTTCTGGTTTGATCCCAAACCATCCCTGAGTGTATAATCTTCATTGTAACTGACTGTATCACACATGAAAGCCAGTCTTGCCTGAGGTTTACTCTGGACACTCATGCAGCTGGGACCTTCTCACCTGTAGGCCCTGCCAGCACTTCCGCATTCTTCATCACTAGAGCAATTCTGACATGGTCATAttgctactttttattttttggctgcactgggtcttcgttgctgcttaagggctttctctagtggccgtgctggggggctactctctaattgtggtgcacaggcttctcgtggtggcttctcttgttggccAAGCATGGGCTTTAGaacacgcaggctcagtagttgtgcaagGGTTTACTACCCCCTGCCTCatggtgaagaaaatggcaacccactccagtattcttgcctggagaatctcatggacagaggagcctggcaggctacagtccacagggttgcagagtcagacatgacttagcgactataccaccaccaccgccacctgcCTCGTGCAATGTGGGATCCCTAGCGGATCAGAGCTCGAACTTGcacccctgcattagcaggtggagtcttaaccactggatcgccaggaaaTTCCAGAGGTTGGATTACTTCATCCCCCTTCACCCCTaaattatttcagtcttttacGGTATGACACATAAAGATACATATGCTGGACTGAGCCCAAGAAGATTACTAGCCCAGTAGGAACAGAACAGGTTTTAGCACAACAGGGCAGTTTTAGCTTCCCTAGGAACCCACTGCTGGAGTGGTTACATTCTAGTGGGTAAAGGCCAGGTTTGCTGCTAAACATTCTACATTCTAAGCATACAGGGCAGGCTCCTATAGGAATAGATTATCCAACCAAAAATATCAACAGTGCTGAAGTTGAGAAATCCTCTTCCAGAGTGACAGCGACACCTCAATGATTAAGTCTGAATATTCTGAACCGCCAGAAATCATCTGGAAGTGACGGCTTTTGCACAGCTTCCTGGTGAAAACTGAGAAACTACGAGAAACTATTAAGCACTCTAATGCTTCAATCAAGTATCAGCTGGACACCTACCAAGAATCACACTTTCTTTAAACTGGGATATGAATGTATGTATTCTTTATTAGGATGCTCACAAGAATGACACATTAGCACTGTCCTTCTGGTGGGACAGAGAATACACATCTGACCCACATCATAGCAGGAGACAGGCCCAGGGAACGGCTCTCAGAGCTGGTACAAGGGTCCACTGAAGAAACTGCCATTCAGCAAAGCGAGGATGCTTCCTGGATTCCACCATCTCTGCTGCAGCTTCCAGTCAGTCCTCTGTGATGGGCCCAGAATCCTCCATTCCAGAACCTCCTGCCGTGCCTCCAAGACCTAGGTCAAGTGGcccatgagtgagtgagtggtcTCACTCACCCGGGTGCCTCTGGAATTTGGCAGCATGTCTCTTTGGTATGCTGCTGCCCCGTCACCCTCAGGGGGCAAAGGTGGGAGCTGGGGGGAATACATTACCAAAAGCAAACAGCAGGGTACATCAGCAACCGACACTTTGGGCATACACCCAACCACCTCACAGAACACATGCTTCCTCCCCAAATGACATATTACAccctgcagagcaaaggaaaccccTCGATGATTCAGATACGTGTACAACGATCCTGTACGCCAGGAACGAGGGGTACAAGCAGACAGTTATGCCATCATGCCCTGCACAGTAGGAAGCAGGCACCTAAAAGCTGGAACCAATTCTCTATCTTGGCTCTTCCCTGCCTTTAAGTGGTGTTATCCAGCCTGTTCCACCTGTTCTGGGCATTAGTTCATTTTCTAAAAGGGAGAATAAGATggcagagaggaaggggagatTAGGGGAGGGGCTGACAACCTGTAAAACAAGACAAcaatacaaaaatgcaaaaaccaaactgagcattaaaatactttataacaACAGAAGGTATCTGGAAACACTACGTGCTAACAGACAATATGACACATAACTCGGGGTGGGGGTGCAGAGGAGTCAGCTGGGAGTGCGGCTGAGGCCACCGGCTTAGACCAAGAGCCTTTCGATGGACTGCTGGATGGACTGGATCTGCTGCTTCAGTTGTGAGCCCTCTTTGATGGTGACGGAGCAGGCGATGACAGGCCTGGAGACCCCGCAGGCTCGCCCCAGAGCCTGCTTGGAGCGCACGAACACATAGGGCACGTTCTTGTCCTCACACAGCAGCGGGAGGTGCAGGATGATCTCCAAGGGCTCCGCATCTGCAGCCATCACGATGAACTCAGAGATGCCTCTGTTGAGGGTTTTGGTGGCTGCGGAGAGAAAGACATGAAGTCAACAGGTGATGCGGGCTGGGGCAGGGAAGGCACAACAAAGCAatttccaaggaaaagaaaacaggggcaagaaaaatgggcagaaatgtCCAGGACTAGGCAATTCTCTGTCCCACAGTGGCCCTGGGAGGAGACAGGGAGCCAAGCATCAAATCTCCAATGCCTTCCTCAAACTCTACATCAAACCCGTCAGTTCTGTCAAAACGCACTCTAAATCCTAAAAAGAGCCCTTCTGTTCCTGTCCTCTGCCACCACACTCCCCGAGCTTCACCAGCAGGAAGCAGTGCAGTGCGGCACTTCTCCAGCCCCGTGACCAAGGATCAGGAGTCCCCATCTTGATCTGCCAGGATCAATACTTTGGAAAGCTCACACCATGTGCAACTCACCAAGCAAACTCAACACCCCTAAGCACTGTTCAAATCCTTATcatcttatttaacttacacttttatttctggctgttccagtcttccttgctgcttgggcttttctctagttgtgggaagcaggggctactctcttagtggtggtgtgcgggcttctcactgcagtgccttctcttgctgagcagcacaggctcaacagtcgTGGCACAAGGCTTAGATGCTCAgctgcgtgtgggatcttcccagaccagggttctaactgtgtctcctgcattggtgagtggattctttaccactgagctaccagtgaaaCCCCCTCAAATGCTTATCCGTGACTGCTTATCTCTATGACCCAGTGCTAGCCCGCAGGCCACACACGCTGCTGCTCCCCATGGTGGGCCTAATCAAAAGCACCCAGCCCTCTTTCCACCTTGGAAATCTAGGCCAGACCCCAGACAGGGATGGTGCTGTTAACACTCCTCTGCTGTTGACCATCCTCTGGTTGCCTTACCCTCATTGGCTCCTTTTCGAAGCTGCTTGTAGTTACATGACTGCTGAACAAGGTCCAGTAGTTTCTTGGTGAGGTGGGCATCTGCAAGAGGGTAGGCCTTTGGATTGACGTCAGCCTCGGTCTGTTGCAGGGAAATCAAAGCACGAG encodes:
- the SNU13 gene encoding NHP2-like protein 1 gives rise to the protein MTEADVNPKAYPLADAHLTKKLLDLVQQSCNYKQLRKGANEATKTLNRGISEFIVMAADAEPLEIILHLPLLCEDKNVPYVFVRSKQALGRACGVSRPVIACSVTIKEGSQLKQQIQSIQQSIERLLV